A genome region from Meleagris gallopavo isolate NT-WF06-2002-E0010 breed Aviagen turkey brand Nicholas breeding stock chromosome 9, Turkey_5.1, whole genome shotgun sequence includes the following:
- the LOC100540854 gene encoding non-histone chromosomal protein HMG-14A has product MASFKEDEQQRVKVLMVAMHRKEKKGELVNGKLFRVNPRFQENNKLLTCMYFENEPSLSLLLQAPAEGEAKEEPKRRSARLSAKPAPPKPEPKPKKAAPKKEKAANDKKEDKKAATKGKKGAKGKDETKQEDAKEENHSENGDTKTNEAPAAEASDDKEAKSE; this is encoded by the exons ATGGCCTCCTTTAAGGAAGATGAACAGCAAAGAGTAAAGGTCCTCATGGTGGCCATGCAC aggaaggagaagaaaggtgAACTTGTGAATGGAAAACTGTTCAGAGTAAATCCAAGGTTCCAGGAAAATAATAAGCTATTGACGTGTATGTACTTTGAGAATGAG CCGTCCCTCTCGCTTCTCTTGCAGGCTCCAGCTGAAGGCGAGGCGAAGGAGGAG CCAAAGAGAAGGTCGGCCAGACTATCTGCT AAACCTGCTCCGCCTAAACCGGAGCCAAAGCCCAAAAAGGCAGCACCTAAG aaagaaaaggcagcaaacgataaaaaggaagacaaaaaggcagcaacaaaagggaagaaaggagcCAAAGGCAAAGATGAAACTaaacaagaggatgcaaaagaagaaaaccactCTGAAAATGGAGATACCAAAACTAATGAG